A single genomic interval of Aureliella helgolandensis harbors:
- a CDS encoding S1C family serine protease: protein MNSMRWKPIHGGIAFGFSLWTMLCLADEGPAGAAIESDSAIATAVIELDTDPTAEEQSAAQAPPAQALEAPVAQEAPPRPAVEEQTPDATTTLETSPAPEALAATATATATPELVGARALSLAFRRSAERTLPAVVTILTRSKEASAKQSAVLGIIGGEDEQIFDSMGSGVIISPDGLVLTNNHVIQNASRIDVRLADGRQFTAQDPVSDPASDVAILKIPGQHLPTAELGDSTDLFVGEWVLAIGSPFQIESSVSAGIISGTGRRRSLSSVVAGQFIQTDAAINPGNSGGPLIDLEGRVIGINTAISSRTGGFQGIGFAIPISRASWIKDELLEFGRVRRGYAGVRTSDVTLEVGDVSSSGAGRHSRPLGAYVRSVVPDYPAYLAGLKSGDIILEFADQRVDSKGDFAEIVQQSPLDKPLPIVIQRAGQRQTLTMTLVERPK from the coding sequence ATGAATAGTATGAGATGGAAACCCATTCATGGTGGGATCGCTTTCGGGTTTTCCCTATGGACCATGTTGTGTCTGGCTGATGAGGGGCCTGCGGGAGCGGCTATCGAATCGGATTCGGCTATCGCAACTGCGGTGATCGAACTCGATACCGATCCGACGGCAGAAGAGCAATCCGCAGCTCAGGCCCCCCCCGCGCAGGCCTTGGAGGCTCCCGTAGCCCAGGAGGCACCTCCGAGACCGGCAGTCGAGGAGCAAACGCCAGATGCGACTACCACGCTCGAAACCTCCCCTGCTCCGGAAGCTCTCGCGGCAACTGCTACGGCGACCGCCACTCCCGAATTGGTTGGGGCACGGGCGCTGTCCTTGGCCTTTCGCCGCTCGGCCGAAAGAACTTTGCCAGCCGTGGTGACGATCCTCACCCGATCCAAGGAAGCCAGTGCTAAACAATCGGCCGTGCTAGGCATTATTGGCGGTGAGGATGAGCAGATTTTTGACTCTATGGGAAGTGGCGTCATCATTAGTCCCGATGGATTGGTGTTGACCAACAACCATGTGATCCAGAACGCCTCGAGAATCGATGTGCGGCTAGCGGATGGACGGCAGTTCACCGCTCAGGATCCGGTAAGCGATCCTGCCAGCGACGTGGCCATCCTCAAGATTCCCGGGCAGCATCTACCAACTGCCGAACTGGGAGATTCAACCGATCTCTTTGTGGGAGAATGGGTGCTGGCAATTGGTAGTCCCTTTCAAATTGAATCGTCGGTGAGCGCCGGAATCATTAGTGGTACGGGCCGTCGTCGCAGTCTATCGTCGGTCGTCGCAGGCCAGTTCATTCAAACCGATGCAGCGATCAATCCTGGAAATTCAGGAGGACCGCTGATCGATCTCGAGGGTCGCGTAATTGGCATCAACACCGCGATCTCTTCGCGAACGGGTGGATTCCAGGGAATTGGATTTGCAATCCCCATCTCACGGGCGAGTTGGATTAAAGACGAATTGTTGGAATTTGGACGGGTTCGGCGGGGCTATGCAGGCGTCCGCACGAGTGATGTGACACTGGAGGTTGGCGATGTGTCGAGCAGTGGGGCAGGGCGGCACTCGCGTCCGCTGGGGGCGTACGTGCGTTCGGTGGTGCCCGATTACCCTGCCTACCTGGCTGGTTTGAAGTCGGGGGATATTATTCTCGAATTTGCCGATCAACGGGTCGATTCCAAGGGAGATTTTGCGGAGATCGTGCAACAATCTCCGCTCGACAAACCGCTGCCAATCGTCATCCAACGCGCCGGGCAACGGCAGACGCTGACCATGACGTTGGTGGAACGACCCAAGTAG
- a CDS encoding outer membrane protein assembly factor BamB family protein: MGIARIVSIALILLGLWGDFAAAQGLFGRNVVRSGDELFLLAPRALQRMLSEGHLAIDEGRYTDGIDALYSLLQDPQAETDDSLLGQDFFTVHGEELYSEGLKREAAQILSRLPEAGRRTLELQYGVTARQALEDAIAERDPAQVAWVARNYPHTEAGYDAWMLLAQRKLVDGLPLSAARIYQRLIAYPAACARYGSGLLKAAAMAWHQGDRTAAAVSVLERGNEYFPGASLEFGGQQLSLADPQDWLAILESASEWSAPALTPQTAANWLTTGGSPNRAAVSSAGMPLSTARWIKEIHSNVLEKDALVEMGDSQSQRGNTLFPKFDLRLVDNLVLTKTTDASILAIDFKTGNIRWPFFRKGMPYAFAEQSFSTDFENAASTISPEIQDRVWGSSAYGQMSCDMERVYAVFDHGRETRSRGMQFETSNVLVGLSIPSEGTLLWTVGGEDGGSEPWLRNAYFLGPPLPYEGDLYCLVEAQGQMQLVVLDDETGRRLWSQQLAHSTFPPIAADSLRRSQALSPAISDGMLLCPTGLGALVAVDLFDRSLAWATYYGSNTPASTGEFIARSTLDNASDYNPMSIRWHDPTMLAQDGVVVVTPLELNRVICCDIFSGERRFAMLNRNHARYIAGIADGYIVAVGDRHLAWFRIADGKQILGPDYPDGRVVVGRGVWEGNELLLPLSGQAVVRVGTHHGSGEVLDMAQVDQPLGNLFAYKDQLISVSSTTVAAFYTRESLNKQLSDPTDDATPWSLNRRAQLSSAAGDTQGALDLLLKSYELDAANADTRYLLVETILTGMEEDFEKYQELARKFDKIIEYGPQRFRFLQQLTLGNIRSNQHLAAFSRLLDLVNDRVGSRFKMSQNRANQVAISENHQVDSDAWIISNLARSYAAASDEERAEIERLVALELADIDQWVLSIRHQKLRFFSWLPAAEPQLLLLAESLMSDQEWVSAEQVLVPLLASSNADTVAAARQLLSRESSWDRKLLGYYGQYGSLIPDPTQRNPLDRLRSEMPQIELAPEPWNRGLALVSMNRESNYAEGMVVEQLSNRFGRPEVELRIVSEKLLIYSQNGQQVGRIRYDRATNDISDLSVKASIRGSLVVVNTHSEIVAFNLYAGLERDTDAMLWRQSLFGAGPTIRYEPRAAENVISDLGFPLDTRSNQSGQAVSVGPITVSGVPIQTGRKVMMLDGQSGRMVWSRDGFNRQVEFATLDSRLAILTYHADRTDVEIVDCRDGTTLAERKVPGGWTHWYSFNGLSVDFVQRFDGSGAGFEIPHTLRIWNPLDGEELLRLKLAAGARAEQCSQRHIAVLEPDGKMHLIDLAAPSKANHREHQVPVLGVLDTISLQKVGEQLVLLSNASGDRETSRDPLLFARGDSLRDRVPINGFVYGIDGDTLDLSWDRPAELYSFAFPTNQPRNSPFMALYRVRKLESTAELLLIDTRTGKLAYSSGAFLTRTPSGFTMTLNPFNQSLAIELGARLFKVEFTRMGRPPQPIVVSSLIHPKGS, translated from the coding sequence ATGGGTATTGCCCGAATTGTTTCGATTGCCTTGATCCTGCTTGGATTGTGGGGCGACTTCGCTGCCGCTCAAGGCTTGTTTGGCCGCAACGTTGTGCGTTCTGGTGACGAATTGTTCTTACTCGCCCCGCGGGCTTTGCAACGGATGCTTTCGGAGGGGCATTTAGCGATCGACGAGGGACGCTATACCGATGGTATCGATGCGCTGTATTCCCTGTTGCAAGATCCACAGGCAGAGACCGACGACAGTCTGCTTGGCCAAGACTTTTTTACCGTGCATGGGGAGGAGCTCTATTCCGAGGGCTTGAAGCGCGAGGCGGCACAGATCCTGAGTCGGTTGCCCGAGGCGGGGCGGCGGACGCTGGAGCTGCAGTATGGCGTTACTGCGCGGCAAGCTCTGGAGGACGCCATCGCGGAGCGTGATCCGGCACAAGTGGCTTGGGTGGCACGGAATTATCCACACACCGAAGCCGGATACGATGCCTGGATGCTCTTGGCCCAACGCAAGTTGGTCGACGGATTGCCGCTTTCGGCGGCGCGGATTTACCAGCGTTTGATCGCCTATCCAGCCGCGTGTGCACGCTACGGAAGCGGCCTATTGAAAGCTGCGGCCATGGCTTGGCACCAAGGCGATCGAACCGCTGCTGCCGTGAGCGTGCTGGAGCGGGGCAACGAGTATTTTCCAGGAGCCAGTCTGGAGTTTGGTGGCCAGCAGCTGAGCCTCGCTGACCCCCAGGATTGGCTGGCGATTCTCGAGTCTGCCTCCGAGTGGAGTGCTCCGGCTCTCACTCCTCAAACGGCCGCCAATTGGCTAACCACCGGTGGATCGCCCAATCGAGCAGCCGTGTCCTCAGCCGGAATGCCCCTCAGTACCGCGCGATGGATCAAGGAAATTCACTCCAACGTGCTGGAGAAAGATGCTTTGGTTGAGATGGGCGATTCGCAATCCCAGCGTGGCAATACTCTTTTCCCCAAATTCGATTTGCGTTTGGTCGACAACTTAGTCTTAACCAAGACGACGGACGCCTCGATCTTAGCGATCGATTTTAAGACCGGCAATATTCGCTGGCCGTTCTTTCGCAAGGGGATGCCCTATGCATTTGCGGAGCAGTCATTTTCGACCGATTTCGAAAATGCTGCATCGACCATCTCTCCAGAAATCCAAGATCGTGTCTGGGGGAGTTCTGCCTATGGGCAGATGAGTTGCGACATGGAACGGGTGTATGCCGTTTTCGATCATGGACGCGAAACGCGATCCCGGGGCATGCAGTTTGAAACTTCCAATGTCCTCGTTGGTTTGAGCATACCTTCGGAAGGAACACTGCTGTGGACCGTCGGTGGAGAGGATGGAGGGAGCGAGCCATGGCTACGGAATGCTTATTTCCTGGGACCACCGCTGCCCTACGAAGGTGACTTGTACTGTTTAGTGGAGGCCCAAGGTCAAATGCAGTTGGTTGTTCTCGACGACGAAACCGGACGCCGGCTATGGTCGCAACAATTAGCGCATTCCACTTTTCCCCCTATCGCTGCCGACAGCCTTCGTCGCAGCCAAGCACTGTCCCCGGCTATCTCCGATGGCATGCTACTCTGTCCAACCGGGCTAGGAGCTTTGGTCGCTGTCGACCTGTTCGATCGCAGTTTGGCGTGGGCAACCTACTACGGGTCCAACACGCCAGCTTCCACCGGAGAATTTATCGCGCGGAGCACGCTCGACAATGCTAGCGACTACAATCCCATGTCCATTCGTTGGCACGATCCGACCATGCTAGCCCAGGATGGGGTGGTCGTGGTAACGCCCCTGGAGCTCAATCGCGTTATCTGCTGTGATATTTTTAGTGGAGAACGGCGGTTTGCGATGCTGAATCGCAATCACGCGCGCTATATCGCAGGGATTGCCGATGGCTACATTGTAGCCGTTGGCGACCGACATTTGGCCTGGTTTCGCATTGCGGATGGCAAGCAGATTTTGGGGCCCGACTATCCGGATGGCCGAGTGGTAGTGGGCCGGGGAGTCTGGGAGGGCAATGAGTTATTGCTCCCGCTGTCCGGACAAGCTGTTGTACGAGTCGGCACACATCATGGAAGTGGCGAAGTGTTGGACATGGCTCAGGTCGACCAGCCGCTGGGAAACCTGTTCGCCTACAAAGATCAATTGATTTCGGTCAGTTCGACGACGGTGGCTGCGTTCTACACGCGAGAATCGTTGAACAAGCAGTTAAGCGATCCCACGGACGACGCCACTCCTTGGAGCCTGAACCGACGGGCGCAATTATCGAGCGCGGCTGGCGACACCCAGGGTGCGCTCGACCTGCTCTTGAAATCCTATGAGCTCGACGCAGCCAATGCGGACACTCGCTATCTGCTGGTGGAAACCATCCTGACTGGCATGGAAGAGGACTTCGAAAAGTACCAGGAATTGGCTCGCAAGTTTGACAAGATTATTGAGTACGGTCCGCAGCGGTTCCGTTTTCTGCAGCAACTCACCCTCGGCAATATTCGCAGCAACCAGCATCTTGCTGCCTTCTCACGCTTGCTGGACTTGGTCAACGATCGCGTGGGAAGTCGCTTTAAGATGTCGCAGAATCGAGCCAACCAGGTTGCGATTTCGGAAAACCATCAAGTCGACTCCGATGCTTGGATCATTTCCAATTTGGCGCGGAGCTATGCGGCGGCTTCGGATGAGGAGAGAGCAGAGATTGAACGGCTCGTTGCCTTGGAGCTCGCCGATATCGATCAGTGGGTGCTATCCATTCGCCATCAGAAATTGCGTTTCTTCAGTTGGCTACCCGCTGCAGAGCCCCAATTGCTCCTGCTAGCCGAATCCCTCATGAGCGATCAAGAATGGGTTTCTGCCGAACAAGTGCTGGTGCCCTTGCTGGCATCTTCCAATGCCGACACGGTTGCCGCAGCGCGCCAATTGCTAAGTCGAGAATCCAGCTGGGATCGAAAACTCCTGGGATACTACGGCCAATATGGGAGTCTCATACCAGATCCTACGCAGCGGAACCCGTTGGACCGACTGCGCAGCGAAATGCCTCAAATCGAATTGGCGCCGGAACCGTGGAATCGCGGCTTGGCACTCGTGTCCATGAATCGCGAGAGCAACTACGCCGAGGGAATGGTGGTCGAGCAATTGTCCAACCGCTTTGGACGCCCCGAAGTGGAGCTAAGAATTGTTTCAGAGAAGCTACTTATCTACAGTCAGAATGGGCAACAGGTGGGCCGTATCCGCTATGACCGGGCGACGAACGATATTTCAGATCTGTCGGTGAAAGCTTCGATCCGCGGAAGTCTGGTCGTAGTGAACACCCATTCGGAGATCGTTGCCTTCAACCTTTACGCAGGATTGGAACGCGATACCGACGCGATGCTATGGCGGCAGTCCTTGTTCGGTGCGGGACCGACCATCCGCTACGAGCCGCGTGCTGCCGAAAATGTGATTAGCGACTTAGGGTTCCCGCTGGATACCCGAAGCAATCAATCGGGCCAAGCCGTGTCGGTAGGACCGATCACCGTTAGTGGAGTTCCCATCCAAACGGGGCGTAAAGTAATGATGTTGGACGGTCAAAGTGGGCGGATGGTCTGGTCTCGCGACGGGTTCAACCGCCAAGTGGAATTTGCAACCCTCGATTCTCGCTTGGCCATACTAACGTATCACGCCGATCGTACCGATGTCGAAATTGTGGACTGCCGAGACGGCACCACGCTAGCCGAGCGAAAGGTACCAGGCGGTTGGACGCACTGGTATTCGTTCAATGGCCTGTCGGTTGATTTCGTACAGCGTTTTGATGGCAGTGGAGCTGGCTTTGAGATTCCGCATACCTTGCGAATTTGGAATCCGCTGGATGGAGAGGAGCTGCTTCGGCTCAAGCTGGCCGCCGGGGCGCGGGCAGAGCAATGCTCTCAACGCCATATCGCTGTATTGGAACCCGATGGCAAGATGCACTTGATCGATTTGGCCGCTCCGAGCAAGGCAAACCATCGAGAGCACCAGGTGCCAGTCCTCGGTGTACTGGACACGATTTCGCTACAGAAGGTCGGCGAACAACTGGTGCTGCTCAGCAACGCAAGTGGCGATCGGGAGACCAGTCGTGACCCGCTGTTGTTTGCACGTGGAGATTCACTTCGTGATCGGGTACCGATCAACGGTTTCGTCTATGGCATCGACGGAGACACCTTGGACTTGAGCTGGGATCGACCCGCTGAACTCTATAGTTTTGCGTTTCCTACCAACCAGCCGCGCAATTCACCGTTCATGGCCCTCTATCGTGTCCGGAAGCTAGAGAGTACGGCTGAATTGCTACTCATCGATACTCGGACGGGCAAGCTTGCCTATTCCAGTGGGGCGTTCCTAACGCGGACTCCCAGCGGATTTACAATGACACTCAATCCCTTCAACCAATCCCTGGCGATAGAGTTGGGGGCTCGGCTGTTCAAGGTAGAGTTCACGCGGATGGGACGTCCTCCCCAGCCCATCGTGGTCAGTTCCCTGATTCATCCCAAGGGTAGCTAG
- a CDS encoding AAA domain-containing protein: MNWFSQDAYFSQLERWLSMEAEAERQRLAQRRQLSQSGNAERGGETIVGLFLTDHRSGLAGRLLLDFAKGGSDRLPMNRLKVGSPVVLSNHDNLADDGISGVVSRRTPTMIQVAVDQWHEADRYRIDLSPDETTRQRQLEAMDITQTLTGKAGRLRDVLLGFEEPRFVSQSEVAFRSDLNPPQQDAVRFAMSARDVAILHGPPGTGKTTTLAEIIVQEVEAGGRVLACAPSNTAVDNLLERLVTRLPKVVRVGHPARVFESLRGHTLDELVESDSSAAIVRDIWKDVDQLMRAAKKESGSWEGKRARGEMYAEAGRLRKEAKSLERSTLHHIVDSANVICTTTTIDEDLLGMQMFDLVVIDEACQCTEPAVWQAMLRAERIVLAGDHCQLPPTVVSKEAAQEGFSRSLMERLIERFGSEIYRRLVVQYRMHESIMRFSSDHFYDGELIADPSVSSHRLVDLPRVHSSLLTEPVIEFWDTAGTGWEEELERDGQSKLNRKEARWIVEQVEDLLDDGVAAEQIAVIAPYAAQVRYLRNRLQIPDLEIDTVDGFQGREKEAVLITFVRSNPEGEIGFLADTRRTNVALTRARRSLRVIGDSATLTRDPFYRQMLDYFELHDAYHSVWELGDV, translated from the coding sequence ATGAATTGGTTCTCCCAGGATGCGTATTTCTCCCAACTTGAACGCTGGCTCTCGATGGAAGCCGAGGCGGAGCGGCAGCGTTTGGCCCAGCGTCGTCAGCTTAGTCAATCGGGCAACGCGGAGCGCGGTGGCGAGACGATTGTCGGACTATTTCTGACGGACCATCGCAGTGGATTGGCAGGCCGCTTGCTGCTCGACTTCGCCAAAGGTGGCTCCGATCGGCTGCCGATGAATCGGCTCAAAGTGGGATCCCCTGTCGTCCTGAGCAACCACGACAACCTGGCAGACGATGGAATTTCAGGGGTGGTTAGTCGCCGTACCCCCACGATGATTCAGGTTGCGGTGGACCAGTGGCACGAAGCCGATCGCTACCGGATCGATCTCTCTCCCGATGAGACGACGCGCCAGAGGCAGCTGGAGGCGATGGATATTACCCAGACACTGACAGGAAAAGCGGGCCGCCTTCGCGATGTGTTGTTGGGATTCGAGGAGCCGCGGTTTGTGAGCCAATCGGAGGTTGCTTTTCGCAGTGATCTTAATCCACCTCAACAGGATGCGGTTCGCTTCGCCATGTCTGCTCGCGATGTGGCGATTCTGCATGGTCCGCCAGGCACTGGCAAAACGACCACTTTGGCTGAGATCATCGTTCAGGAAGTTGAGGCGGGAGGCCGCGTGTTAGCCTGTGCCCCCAGCAACACCGCCGTGGATAATCTGTTGGAACGTCTCGTCACCCGACTTCCCAAGGTGGTACGCGTGGGGCACCCCGCGCGGGTCTTTGAATCGCTCCGAGGCCATACGCTGGACGAGTTGGTGGAATCGGACAGCTCAGCTGCGATCGTGCGTGATATTTGGAAAGACGTCGATCAGTTGATGCGGGCGGCCAAGAAGGAGTCGGGCTCCTGGGAGGGGAAGCGCGCTCGCGGAGAGATGTACGCCGAAGCGGGGCGGCTGCGCAAGGAGGCTAAGTCACTCGAACGCAGTACCCTGCACCATATCGTCGACTCCGCCAACGTTATCTGCACCACGACAACGATTGATGAAGATCTGCTCGGAATGCAGATGTTTGATTTGGTCGTAATTGATGAAGCATGTCAGTGTACAGAGCCAGCGGTTTGGCAAGCCATGTTGCGCGCCGAAAGGATCGTCTTGGCGGGCGACCATTGCCAACTCCCACCGACGGTCGTGTCGAAGGAAGCGGCCCAGGAAGGTTTTTCACGCAGTTTGATGGAGCGTTTGATCGAACGCTTTGGAAGTGAGATCTACCGGCGATTGGTGGTTCAATATCGCATGCACGAATCGATCATGAGGTTCTCTAGCGACCACTTCTACGATGGGGAATTGATCGCGGATCCCTCTGTGTCGAGCCATCGCCTCGTCGACTTGCCGCGCGTCCACTCCTCCCTCCTCACCGAACCGGTAATCGAATTCTGGGATACCGCTGGCACCGGGTGGGAGGAAGAGTTGGAGCGCGACGGCCAAAGTAAGCTGAATCGGAAGGAGGCGCGGTGGATCGTAGAGCAGGTGGAGGATCTGCTCGATGACGGAGTTGCCGCTGAGCAAATCGCGGTTATCGCACCCTATGCCGCTCAAGTGCGGTATTTGCGCAATCGGTTGCAAATCCCCGATTTGGAAATCGATACCGTGGATGGCTTCCAAGGACGCGAGAAGGAAGCGGTACTTATCACCTTTGTTCGCAGTAACCCGGAGGGGGAAATCGGTTTCCTAGCCGATACTCGCCGAACGAATGTGGCTTTGACGCGCGCTCGACGCTCCCTGCGAGTGATTGGGGACAGCGCCACGCTGACCAGAGATCCCTTCTACCGGCAGATGCTGGACTATTTCGAGTTGCACGACGCCTACCACAGTGTGTGGGAGTTGGGGGACGTTTGA
- a CDS encoding DUF1571 domain-containing protein, whose amino-acid sequence MRPVDRRNFLSISALLGGSVLSNQLLAQEPPASTPSEPVYRVSKNVELGRQQPDEAEHPLDPALKIAYSSLKNIQSSIHDYTAIVIKREQIGGTLGDYEYMGVKVRNRKMQNGQIVTPFSVYTAFLKPAAVKGREAIYIENQNDGKLVAHEGGMKGRFLPTVDLDPHGLMAMRGQRYPITDLGIENLVVKLIEKGERDRQRDECVVEFLKGAKVGGRECTVLSVKHPVPRPYFDFCHAQIFIDNELNIPVRYSAHTWPTTPGGEPQLLEEYTYQNIKLNVGLDDIDFDRNNPKYKF is encoded by the coding sequence ATGAGACCAGTCGACCGTCGCAATTTTCTATCAATCAGTGCACTGCTTGGCGGCTCGGTTCTTTCGAACCAACTGCTAGCACAGGAGCCACCCGCCAGCACTCCCTCGGAACCGGTATACCGCGTTTCGAAGAATGTTGAACTTGGGCGGCAGCAACCTGACGAAGCCGAACATCCACTGGATCCGGCCCTCAAGATTGCCTACTCCAGCCTGAAGAACATCCAGTCCTCGATCCACGACTACACCGCGATTGTAATCAAGCGTGAGCAGATCGGTGGGACGCTCGGTGACTACGAGTACATGGGAGTCAAAGTTCGTAATCGCAAAATGCAAAACGGACAGATTGTAACACCTTTCAGTGTCTACACCGCGTTTCTTAAGCCAGCCGCCGTGAAAGGCCGCGAAGCGATCTACATCGAAAACCAGAACGATGGAAAGCTCGTCGCTCACGAGGGTGGAATGAAGGGACGCTTCCTGCCAACGGTCGATCTAGATCCCCACGGCTTGATGGCCATGCGTGGCCAACGCTACCCCATTACCGACTTGGGCATCGAGAACTTGGTCGTCAAGTTGATCGAAAAAGGCGAGCGAGACCGCCAGCGCGATGAGTGCGTCGTAGAGTTCCTGAAGGGTGCCAAAGTCGGCGGCCGTGAGTGTACCGTTCTATCGGTTAAACACCCAGTCCCACGTCCCTACTTCGACTTCTGCCACGCTCAGATCTTCATTGACAACGAGCTGAACATTCCCGTTCGCTATAGCGCCCACACCTGGCCAACGACCCCTGGCGGGGAACCACAGTTGCTCGAGGAATACACCTACCAAAACATCAAGTTGAACGTAGGCCTGGATGACATTGACTTCGATCGCAACAATCCGAAGTACAAATTCTAG
- the epmB gene encoding EF-P beta-lysylation protein EpmB, with protein MKQAVRNGYALCDQLGLPHRFASAAAEQDFPVFAPLEYIRRMQPGNPQDPLLLQVLGMQREMEDQGSGLLDPVGDEAAQRAEGVLQKYKRRVLLITTGACAIHCRYCFRRHYPYETAPKGKAGFSRSLELIRQDAELDEVILSGGDPLTLADETLGWLVDELCQIPHVRRIRLHTRLPVVIPQRVCETLLDWVRRSSAAMYFVLHFNHAQEIDAAVSAALADLHRSGAVLLNQSVLLRGVNDSLEAQRDLCLALVDRRVVPYYLHQLDLVQGALHFAVEDAAAQALVASLRSELPGYAVPTLVREIAGQASKTPL; from the coding sequence ATGAAACAGGCGGTTCGCAACGGATATGCGTTGTGTGATCAGTTGGGCCTCCCTCACCGCTTCGCGTCGGCGGCGGCCGAGCAGGATTTTCCCGTTTTTGCACCGCTGGAATACATTCGGCGGATGCAGCCAGGCAATCCCCAAGATCCACTCTTGCTGCAGGTCTTGGGCATGCAGCGGGAGATGGAAGATCAGGGCTCCGGCTTGCTCGATCCGGTGGGGGATGAGGCGGCGCAGCGGGCTGAGGGAGTTCTGCAGAAATACAAGCGGCGTGTGCTGTTAATTACGACGGGCGCTTGCGCGATTCATTGCCGCTACTGTTTCCGACGCCACTACCCGTATGAGACCGCCCCCAAAGGGAAGGCGGGATTCTCTCGTTCCTTGGAGTTGATACGCCAGGATGCTGAGCTGGATGAGGTCATTCTCAGTGGAGGTGATCCGCTGACGTTGGCCGATGAAACACTGGGGTGGCTGGTGGATGAATTGTGCCAAATCCCTCACGTCCGCCGTATTCGACTGCACACACGCCTGCCGGTGGTCATTCCACAACGCGTTTGCGAGACGCTGTTGGATTGGGTGCGACGCTCCTCGGCCGCGATGTACTTTGTCTTGCACTTCAACCACGCTCAGGAAATCGATGCTGCCGTCAGCGCCGCTCTGGCTGACCTGCATCGCAGCGGCGCTGTGTTGCTGAATCAATCGGTCTTGCTCCGTGGGGTCAATGATTCGCTGGAGGCGCAGCGCGATTTATGCCTCGCGCTGGTGGATCGACGCGTGGTCCCCTATTACCTTCACCAATTGGATTTGGTGCAAGGCGCTTTGCACTTTGCGGTCGAGGATGCGGCGGCTCAGGCATTGGTCGCCAGCCTGCGTAGCGAATTGCCGGGCTATGCCGTGCCGACCTTAGTTCGTGAAATTGCAGGTCAAGCCAGCAAGACTCCCCTGTAA
- the efp gene encoding elongation factor P: MATYKTNDFRKGLKVQIDGEPYLMSEMNFVKPGKGNALYKCKLRNLLRGTTLDRTYKGGDELEAADVEDISTQYLYRQGDTFVFMHDETFEQYELSAEQVDVAWKYLKDGMKCSMTLFNGNPITMDPPIHVELLVTQCEPGAKGDTATNVTKPAVVETGAEFSVPGFIKEGNVIKIDTRTGEYTERVNN; the protein is encoded by the coding sequence GTGGCCACTTACAAGACTAACGACTTCCGCAAAGGCTTAAAGGTTCAAATCGACGGCGAGCCCTATTTGATGTCCGAAATGAATTTTGTAAAGCCGGGAAAAGGGAATGCACTCTACAAATGCAAGCTGCGCAACCTGCTCCGCGGTACAACGCTCGACCGGACCTACAAAGGGGGGGATGAGCTGGAAGCTGCCGACGTCGAAGACATTTCGACCCAGTACCTCTACCGCCAAGGCGACACCTTCGTGTTCATGCACGACGAGACCTTCGAACAGTACGAATTGAGCGCCGAGCAAGTCGACGTCGCCTGGAAGTACCTCAAAGACGGCATGAAGTGCTCGATGACGCTCTTCAATGGCAATCCAATCACCATGGATCCACCAATCCATGTTGAATTGCTGGTAACGCAGTGCGAGCCTGGAGCCAAGGGAGACACGGCAACCAATGTGACTAAACCGGCAGTAGTTGAGACCGGTGCGGAGTTTTCCGTTCCAGGTTTCATCAAGGAAGGCAATGTCATCAAGATTGACACGCGAACCGGTGAGTACACCGAACGGGTCAACAATTAG
- a CDS encoding lipoate--protein ligase family protein, whose amino-acid sequence MQLLRLTMPTPQHDLALDEALLETAERGAGTSEMLRFWQAQTTFIVLGRSGKIDSEIDRSAAERDAVPILRRSSGGGTVVAAPGCLFYSLLLSLNARPHLRMIDHAHQFVMEQLVAALQPIEPQLTFRGTCDLVLGDRKLSGNSLRVRRNYLLYHGTLLLGMDLSLISKYLKHPPREPDYRGGREHHAFVANLNATAEDVQRNLQTQWQATDERSEIPVALVEQLAADKYACDQWTFQR is encoded by the coding sequence ATGCAGCTGCTCCGCCTAACGATGCCCACCCCGCAACACGACCTAGCCCTCGACGAGGCGCTGCTGGAGACGGCCGAGCGTGGTGCGGGGACCTCGGAAATGCTGCGGTTTTGGCAAGCTCAGACCACGTTCATCGTGCTGGGTCGGAGCGGGAAGATCGACAGCGAAATCGATCGCTCCGCTGCAGAGCGGGACGCGGTCCCCATCCTGCGACGCTCCAGTGGCGGTGGTACCGTGGTTGCCGCCCCCGGCTGCCTCTTCTACTCCCTGCTACTCTCGCTCAATGCCCGTCCGCATCTCCGCATGATTGACCATGCCCACCAATTCGTGATGGAGCAATTGGTGGCGGCCCTGCAGCCCATCGAACCGCAGCTGACCTTCCGCGGCACATGCGATTTGGTGCTGGGTGATCGCAAACTGAGTGGGAATAGCCTGCGGGTTCGCCGCAATTACCTGCTCTACCACGGCACCCTCTTGCTCGGCATGGATCTATCTCTGATTTCCAAATACCTCAAGCATCCGCCGCGTGAGCCCGATTATCGGGGCGGACGCGAACACCATGCCTTTGTAGCGAACCTCAACGCTACAGCAGAGGATGTCCAACGGAATCTGCAAACCCAATGGCAAGCCACCGACGAACGCAGCGAGATTCCTGTTGCGCTGGTCGAGCAACTGGCTGCGGACAAGTATGCCTGCGACCAGTGGACCTTTCAACGCTGA